A genomic segment from Tistrella bauzanensis encodes:
- a CDS encoding ABC transporter ATP-binding protein — protein MTLLALEGCDVFYGKAQALHHVSLGIEPGEVVSLIGRNGAGKSTILKTMIGLNRATGGRRLWKGGDVTALRPDQLGRLGIAYVPEDRRIFSNLSVDENLRIATVMGRKGGWNAARVHKLFPVLRERAAQPGDTLSGGEQQMLAIARGLLTNPEVLLLDEPTEGLAPLIVDQLVEAMRLINAEGMALLLVEQNLRVPMKLAHRQYVIDHGAIRWTGTTAQLQANRDDIEKLISL, from the coding sequence ATGACGCTGCTGGCACTGGAGGGCTGCGATGTCTTCTATGGCAAGGCGCAGGCCCTGCACCACGTGTCGCTGGGGATCGAGCCGGGCGAGGTGGTGTCGCTGATCGGACGCAACGGCGCGGGCAAGAGCACCATTCTGAAAACCATGATCGGCCTCAACCGCGCGACCGGAGGGCGGCGGCTGTGGAAGGGCGGCGACGTGACCGCGCTGCGCCCGGACCAGCTCGGCCGGCTGGGCATCGCCTATGTGCCCGAGGACCGGCGGATCTTCTCCAATCTGTCGGTGGACGAGAACCTGCGCATCGCCACGGTGATGGGCCGGAAGGGCGGCTGGAACGCGGCCCGGGTCCACAAGCTGTTTCCGGTGCTGCGCGAGCGGGCGGCCCAGCCCGGCGACACGTTGTCGGGTGGCGAGCAGCAGATGCTCGCCATCGCGCGCGGGCTGCTGACCAACCCCGAGGTGCTGCTGCTGGACGAGCCGACCGAAGGGCTGGCGCCGCTGATCGTCGATCAACTGGTTGAGGCGATGCGCCTGATCAACGCCGAGGGCATGGCGCTGTTGCTGGTTGAGCAGAACCTGCGCGTGCCGATGAAGCTGGCCCACCGGCAATATGTGATCGACCACGGCGCCATCCGGTGGACCGGGACGACCGCCCAGTTGCAGGCCAACCGCGACGACATCGAAAAACTGATCAGCCTTTGA
- a CDS encoding branched-chain amino acid ABC transporter permease: protein MSTIIIGLSLSFLLFLLSAGLTLIFGMLGVINFAHGALYMLGAYASFQIVQTTGSFWLGLLMAPVVIAGLGALIEMSTLKRVYSRDHIFQLLLTFGLILVIDDATKLIWGLDYKQVPTPDLLSAPVALFGSQIPAYRLFVIVFGAAVSLGLFLLLDRSKWGMIIRAASSDPDMARTLGIDVNRVRTGVFALGSYLAALGGAITAPLVPIELGMGFSVIIDCFVVVIIGGLGNIRGAIFASLLLGMTRAAGYTYATEWVELLTFALLIGTLMFRPAGLFSYKGRAA from the coding sequence ATGTCCACGATCATTATCGGGCTGAGCCTGAGCTTTCTTCTGTTTCTGCTGTCGGCGGGTCTGACGCTGATCTTCGGCATGCTGGGTGTGATCAACTTCGCCCATGGCGCGCTGTACATGCTGGGCGCCTATGCCAGCTTTCAGATCGTCCAGACGACCGGATCGTTCTGGTTGGGGCTGCTTATGGCGCCGGTGGTCATCGCGGGGTTGGGCGCGCTGATCGAGATGTCGACGCTGAAGCGGGTCTATTCCCGCGACCATATCTTCCAGTTGTTGCTGACCTTCGGCCTGATCCTGGTGATCGATGACGCGACCAAGCTGATCTGGGGCCTGGACTATAAGCAGGTGCCGACGCCCGACCTGCTGTCGGCGCCGGTGGCCCTGTTCGGCAGCCAGATTCCGGCCTATCGGCTGTTCGTCATCGTCTTTGGCGCCGCGGTGTCGCTGGGGCTGTTCCTGCTGCTCGACCGCAGCAAGTGGGGCATGATCATCCGCGCGGCCAGTTCGGACCCCGACATGGCGCGGACGCTGGGCATCGACGTGAACCGGGTCCGCACCGGCGTCTTCGCGCTGGGATCTTACCTTGCGGCGCTTGGCGGCGCGATCACGGCACCTCTGGTGCCGATCGAGCTGGGCATGGGGTTCAGCGTGATCATCGACTGTTTCGTCGTGGTCATCATCGGCGGGCTGGGCAATATCCGCGGCGCGATCTTCGCGTCGCTGCTGCTGGGAATGACCCGGGCCGCCGGCTATACCTATGCCACCGAATGGGTCGAACTTCTGACCTTCGCCCTGCTGATCGGAACGCTGATGTTCCGCCCCGCGGGCCTGTTCAGCTATAAGGGGCGCGCGGCATGA
- a CDS encoding ABC transporter ATP-binding protein, translating to MTAGSLSCENIQVSFGGLKAVNDVTHDFKPGRLYGLIGPNGAGKTTLMNALSGHAALSGGRVRLDGRDVTHLSVHRRTRSGLGRSFQITKIFAGMSVLENLQIAAFAHRYRLQPFWLPASRFTAVREQAERVLEEVGLTALAHRPAEYLSHGDQRALEVGLSLLSEPRVLLLDEPLAGVGHDQLDRAIGLIRQIVKGRTVLLIEHNMDVVMQVSDEIVVMVQGQLLASGSPGDIRANPAVRAAYLGDEA from the coding sequence ATGACCGCGGGCTCGCTGAGTTGCGAGAACATCCAGGTGTCGTTCGGCGGGCTGAAGGCGGTCAACGACGTCACTCATGATTTCAAGCCGGGGCGGCTTTACGGGCTGATCGGGCCGAACGGCGCGGGCAAGACCACGCTGATGAACGCGCTCTCGGGCCACGCCGCCTTGAGCGGCGGGCGTGTCCGGCTCGACGGCCGGGACGTGACGCATCTGTCGGTGCACCGGCGCACGCGCAGCGGGCTGGGGCGCAGTTTCCAGATCACCAAGATCTTCGCAGGCATGTCGGTGCTGGAAAATCTTCAGATCGCGGCCTTCGCCCATCGCTATCGGTTGCAGCCCTTCTGGCTGCCGGCCAGCCGGTTCACGGCGGTGCGTGAACAGGCCGAACGGGTGCTGGAAGAGGTGGGGTTGACCGCGCTGGCGCATCGGCCGGCCGAATATCTGTCGCATGGCGACCAGCGCGCGCTGGAAGTGGGGTTGTCGCTGTTGAGCGAGCCGCGGGTGCTGCTGCTGGACGAACCGCTGGCGGGGGTCGGGCATGATCAGCTCGACCGGGCGATCGGCCTGATCAGGCAGATCGTGAAGGGCCGCACCGTGCTGCTGATCGAGCACAACATGGATGTGGTGATGCAGGTCTCGGACGAGATCGTGGTGATGGTGCAGGGCCAGTTGCTGGCCTCGGGCAGCCCTGGGGATATCCGCGCCAATCCGGCGGTGCGGGCGGCCTATCTGGGAGACGAGGCATGA
- a CDS encoding branched-chain amino acid ABC transporter permease has protein sequence MTRRAMGRMLMALIVAAMIAVPFVLPGEQWVNLVSLILIWALFAIGFDLVFGVTGMLSFGHAALLGTGGYTMTVLMLSYQVSFLPALAAAALGGALLAFAMGLFALRVSGLFFALLTLALAQMMYILASNKLRAITGGLDGIAGVPRPDLFGIDFYDNRNYYGFIVVVFLIGLAIMALLRASPFGRALRAVQANDTRAAQLGYNVHALRQQAFVVSGAYAGVAGALLASLMFYISPQMLHWSTSGDVLIMTVLGGKGTLLGPILGVAVFELLKEELSQVTQYWYGILGLIFILATIFLRNGIAGLFDGARDRDEGGAP, from the coding sequence ATGACACGCAGAGCCATGGGCCGGATGCTGATGGCCCTGATCGTCGCGGCGATGATCGCCGTGCCGTTCGTTCTGCCCGGCGAGCAATGGGTGAACCTGGTCAGCCTGATCCTGATCTGGGCGTTGTTCGCCATCGGCTTCGATCTGGTCTTCGGCGTGACCGGGATGCTGTCGTTCGGGCATGCGGCGCTGCTGGGAACCGGCGGCTATACCATGACCGTGCTGATGCTGAGCTATCAGGTCAGCTTCCTGCCCGCGCTGGCCGCCGCCGCCCTGGGCGGCGCGCTGCTGGCCTTCGCCATGGGGTTGTTCGCGCTTCGGGTGTCGGGCCTGTTCTTCGCGCTGCTGACGCTGGCGCTGGCGCAGATGATGTACATCCTGGCCTCGAACAAGCTGCGCGCCATCACCGGCGGGCTGGACGGGATCGCCGGCGTGCCGCGCCCCGACCTGTTCGGCATCGATTTCTACGACAACCGCAACTATTACGGCTTCATCGTCGTGGTCTTCCTGATCGGCCTTGCGATCATGGCCCTGCTGCGGGCGTCGCCCTTCGGCCGGGCGCTGCGGGCGGTGCAGGCCAACGACACCCGCGCGGCACAGCTTGGCTATAACGTGCACGCCCTGCGGCAGCAGGCCTTCGTGGTGTCGGGCGCCTATGCCGGCGTGGCGGGCGCGCTGCTGGCCTCGCTGATGTTCTATATCAGCCCGCAGATGCTGCATTGGAGCACGTCCGGCGACGTGCTGATCATGACCGTTCTGGGCGGTAAGGGCACCCTGCTGGGGCCGATCCTGGGTGTCGCGGTATTCGAGCTGCTGAAGGAGGAACTGAGCCAGGTCACGCAATACTGGTATGGCATCCTGGGGCTGATCTTCATCCTGGCGACCATCTTCCTGCGCAATGGCATCGCCGGGCTGTTCGACGGCGCCCGCGACCGCGACGAGGGGGGCGCGCCATGA
- a CDS encoding thiolase family protein: MEKTYIVGVGMSHFGRFLNRSLADLTGDAVTEALADSGLTPGDVGAAYFANASQGVVEGQHLVRGQLALRRLGFQNLSITNVENACASGSTALNAAVAYIASGQGDVALAVGADKMNAPDRALSFAIFDGAWDVSDVKGQIARLERLGQAMQPPERAVEPGQRSVFMDVYAALARFHMGSFGTTQADIAQVAAKNHSHSVLNPKAQYRTAMTVDEVLAAREISWPLTLPMCAPISDGAAAAIVVSEKKARQMGLTRAVRIAASVQAAGSDRAPEDLDRHICRRAVDRAYELSGIAPEDVSVVEVHDATAFAELQQAELLRLCPMGEGGRLAASGATTLGGRIPINVSGGLESRGHPIGATGLAQIYELVTQLRGEAGPRQVEGARVGLAENGGGFHGYEEAVAVITLLQR; encoded by the coding sequence ATGGAAAAGACGTATATCGTCGGAGTCGGGATGTCGCATTTCGGGCGCTTCCTGAACCGCAGCCTGGCCGACCTCACCGGTGACGCGGTAACCGAGGCGCTGGCCGATAGCGGGCTTACGCCGGGCGACGTCGGGGCGGCCTATTTCGCCAACGCCTCGCAAGGCGTGGTCGAGGGCCAGCATCTTGTGCGTGGCCAGCTTGCCCTGCGCAGGCTGGGGTTTCAGAACCTGTCGATCACCAATGTCGAGAATGCCTGCGCCAGCGGCAGCACCGCGCTGAACGCGGCGGTGGCCTATATCGCCTCAGGGCAGGGCGATGTGGCGCTGGCCGTGGGCGCGGACAAGATGAACGCGCCCGATCGTGCCCTGTCCTTCGCCATCTTCGACGGCGCCTGGGACGTCAGCGACGTCAAGGGCCAGATCGCGCGGCTGGAACGGCTGGGACAGGCGATGCAGCCGCCGGAGCGCGCGGTGGAACCGGGTCAGCGCAGCGTGTTCATGGATGTCTATGCGGCGCTCGCGCGGTTCCACATGGGCAGCTTCGGCACCACCCAGGCGGATATCGCGCAGGTCGCGGCCAAGAACCACAGCCATTCGGTGCTGAACCCCAAGGCGCAATATCGCACGGCGATGACGGTGGACGAGGTGCTGGCCGCGCGCGAGATTTCCTGGCCGCTGACCCTGCCGATGTGCGCGCCGATCAGCGATGGCGCGGCGGCGGCGATCGTGGTTTCCGAGAAGAAGGCGCGGCAGATGGGCCTGACCCGGGCGGTGCGGATCGCCGCCAGCGTGCAGGCCGCCGGCTCGGACCGGGCGCCCGAAGATCTCGACCGCCATATCTGCCGGAGGGCAGTGGACCGGGCCTATGAGCTGTCGGGGATCGCGCCCGAGGATGTCTCGGTGGTTGAGGTGCACGATGCGACCGCCTTCGCCGAATTGCAGCAGGCCGAACTTCTGCGGCTGTGCCCGATGGGCGAGGGTGGGCGGCTCGCCGCCTCGGGTGCGACCACCCTTGGCGGGCGCATTCCGATCAATGTGTCGGGTGGGCTCGAATCGCGCGGCCATCCGATCGGGGCGACCGGTCTGGCGCAGATCTACGAACTGGTCACGCAGTTGCGGGGTGAGGCCGGGCCGCGCCAGGTTGAGGGCGCGCGCGTCGGGCTCGCCGAGAACGGCGGCGGTTTCCATGGATACGAGGAAGCGGTGGCGGTGATCACGCTGCTGCAACGATAG